A DNA window from Mycobacterium sp. IDR2000157661 contains the following coding sequences:
- a CDS encoding PhoH family protein: MTPRETTADSPQASESPQSVRSTSSKIDVPPDLVMGLLGSADENLRALERILAADIHVRGNALTLAGEPADVALAERVVSELMTIVANGQSLTPEVVRHGVAMLTGTGDESPAEVLTLDILSRRGKTIRPKTLNQKRYVDAIDAHTIVFGIGPAGTGKTYLAMAKAVNALQTKQVSRIILTRPAVEAGERLGFLPGTLSEKIDPYLRPLYDALHDMMDPELIPKLMSAGVIEVAPLAYMRGRTISDAFIILDEAQNTTAEQMKMFLTRLGFNSKIVVTGDITQADLPGGAASGLHAAMRILDGIDDIHFAELTSADVVRHRLVSEIVDAYARHDEPALMNRAQRRASATGRARR, translated from the coding sequence CCTCGTCATGGGCCTTCTGGGTTCCGCCGACGAGAACCTGCGCGCGCTCGAGCGAATCCTGGCCGCCGACATCCATGTGCGCGGCAACGCGCTCACCCTCGCCGGTGAACCCGCCGACGTCGCGCTCGCCGAGCGGGTGGTCTCCGAGCTGATGACCATCGTGGCCAACGGTCAGTCGCTGACACCGGAGGTGGTGCGGCACGGCGTCGCGATGCTCACCGGCACCGGCGACGAGTCGCCTGCCGAGGTGCTCACCCTCGACATCCTCTCGCGGCGGGGCAAGACCATTCGGCCCAAGACGCTGAACCAGAAGCGCTACGTCGACGCCATCGACGCGCACACCATCGTGTTCGGCATCGGCCCCGCAGGCACCGGCAAGACCTATCTGGCAATGGCCAAGGCGGTCAACGCATTACAGACCAAGCAGGTGTCGCGGATCATCCTGACCCGGCCCGCCGTGGAAGCCGGGGAGCGGCTGGGCTTCCTGCCGGGCACGCTCAGCGAGAAGATCGACCCGTATCTGCGCCCGCTCTACGACGCGCTGCACGACATGATGGATCCCGAGCTGATCCCGAAGCTGATGAGCGCCGGGGTCATCGAGGTCGCACCGCTGGCGTACATGCGCGGCAGAACCATCTCGGATGCGTTCATCATCCTCGACGAGGCGCAGAACACCACCGCCGAGCAGATGAAGATGTTCCTGACCCGGCTCGGCTTCAACTCGAAAATCGTTGTGACAGGTGACATCACGCAGGCCGACCTGCCGGGTGGCGCGGCATCGGGACTGCACGCGGCGATGCGGATCCTCGACGGCATCGACGACATCCACTTCGCCGAACTCACCAGCGCCGACGTGGTGCGCCACCGGCTGGTGTCGGAGATCGTCGACGCCTACGCCAGACACGACGAGCCGGCGCTGATGAACCGGGCGCAGCGGCGCGCATCCGCCACCGGCCGGGCCCGGCGGTAG
- a CDS encoding hemolysin family protein, translating to MSGVGQLIVAAVLAGLGGLFAAIDAALSTVSMARVEELVRDERPGAVRLGRVMTERPRYINLIVLLRIACEVGATVLMAAYLDDYLGVTWGLAAAAAIMTVVSFVAIGVGPRTLGRQHAYSIALVAALPLQALSVVLTPVSRLLVLIGNALTPGRGFRNGPFSSEIELREVVDMAQQRGVVADDERRMIQSVFELGDTPAREVMVPRTEMVWIESDKTAGQATSLAVRSGHSRIPVIGENVDDVVGVVYLKDLVQRTYHSTNGGRGTSVSEVMRRPVFVPDSKPLDALLREMQRDRVHMVLLVDEYGAIAGLVTIEDVLEEIVGEIADEYDTDEVPPVEELGDNRYRVSARLPIEDLGELYHIEFGEDLDVDTVGGLVALELGRVPLPGAEVTWDGLRLQAEGGPDHRGRVRIGTVLVGPTETPEEETDE from the coding sequence GTGAGCGGTGTGGGGCAGCTCATCGTCGCGGCCGTGCTCGCAGGCCTCGGCGGGTTGTTCGCGGCGATCGACGCTGCGCTGAGCACGGTGTCGATGGCCCGCGTCGAGGAGCTGGTCCGCGACGAACGGCCCGGTGCGGTGCGACTGGGCAGGGTGATGACCGAACGCCCGCGCTACATCAACCTCATCGTGCTGCTGCGCATCGCGTGCGAGGTGGGCGCGACCGTGCTCATGGCCGCCTACCTCGATGACTACCTGGGTGTCACCTGGGGGCTGGCTGCGGCCGCGGCGATCATGACGGTGGTCAGCTTCGTGGCCATCGGAGTGGGGCCCCGCACCCTGGGCCGACAGCATGCGTACTCCATTGCGCTGGTCGCGGCCCTTCCACTGCAGGCACTTTCGGTGGTGCTGACGCCCGTGAGCCGGCTGCTGGTCCTCATCGGTAACGCGCTGACACCCGGCCGCGGGTTCCGCAACGGCCCGTTCTCCTCGGAGATCGAACTGCGCGAGGTCGTCGACATGGCACAGCAGCGCGGGGTGGTGGCCGACGACGAGCGGCGGATGATCCAGTCGGTGTTCGAACTCGGCGACACGCCCGCGCGGGAGGTGATGGTGCCGCGCACCGAGATGGTGTGGATCGAGAGTGACAAGACAGCCGGTCAAGCGACCTCATTGGCGGTGCGCAGCGGTCACTCCCGCATCCCGGTGATCGGCGAGAACGTCGACGACGTCGTCGGCGTCGTCTATCTGAAAGACCTGGTGCAGCGGACGTACCACTCCACCAACGGCGGCCGCGGCACCAGTGTCTCCGAGGTGATGCGCCGGCCGGTGTTCGTGCCGGACTCCAAGCCGCTGGACGCCCTGCTGCGCGAAATGCAACGCGACCGGGTCCACATGGTGCTCCTGGTCGACGAGTACGGCGCCATCGCCGGGCTGGTCACCATCGAGGACGTGCTGGAGGAGATCGTGGGTGAGATCGCCGACGAGTACGACACCGACGAGGTGCCGCCCGTGGAGGAACTGGGTGACAACCGGTACCGGGTGTCGGCCCGCCTGCCCATCGAAGACCTCGGCGAGCTGTACCACATCGAGTTCGGCGAGGATCTCGACGTCGACACCGTCGGCGGACTCGTCGCGCTGGAACTGGGCCGCGTGCCGTTGCCCGGCGCGGAGGTCACCTGGGACGGGCTGCGGCTGCAGGCCGAGGGCGGCCCGGACCACCGCGGCCGGGTGCGCATCGGCACGGTGCTGGTCGGTCCCACCGAGACACCCGAGGAAGAAACCGATGAGTGA
- the ybeY gene encoding rRNA maturation RNase YbeY produces MSIEVSNESGIDVSEEELISVARFVIRKLNVNPAAELSMVLLDTAAMADLHMRWMDLPGPTDVMSFPMDELEPGGRPDAPEPGPALFGDIALCPEFAATQAGAAGHSLGQELALLTVHGVLHLLGYDHAEPDEEKEMFTLQRQLLEEWVAHQVEAYHQDRQSDKERRLLDNSRYFDAP; encoded by the coding sequence ATGAGCATCGAGGTGTCCAACGAATCGGGCATCGACGTCTCCGAAGAGGAGTTGATCAGCGTCGCCCGGTTCGTCATCCGCAAGTTGAACGTCAACCCGGCCGCGGAACTGTCGATGGTGCTGCTGGACACCGCGGCGATGGCCGACCTGCACATGCGATGGATGGACCTGCCCGGGCCCACCGACGTGATGAGCTTTCCGATGGACGAGCTGGAGCCCGGTGGGCGGCCCGACGCTCCCGAACCCGGTCCCGCGCTGTTCGGCGACATCGCGCTGTGTCCGGAGTTCGCCGCGACCCAGGCCGGTGCGGCCGGCCACTCGCTGGGCCAGGAACTCGCGCTGCTGACCGTGCACGGCGTGCTGCACCTGCTGGGGTACGACCACGCCGAGCCGGACGAGGAAAAGGAGATGTTCACGCTGCAGCGCCAACTGCTCGAGGAGTGGGTGGCCCATCAGGTCGAGGCCTATCACCAGGACCGCCAGTCCGACAAGGAGCGGCGGCTGCTGGACAACTCCCGATACTTCGACGCACCGTGA
- a CDS encoding ArsR/SmtB family transcription factor encodes MKTISTLPAAAAPPAEGFHEHSGAPFPELPPRDVLDTSGDLLRALAAPVRIAIVLALRGSARCVHELVDALAVPQPLVSQHLRILKAAGVVAGERSGREVMYRLVDHHLADIVVAAVTHAGEDAQGAE; translated from the coding sequence ATGAAAACGATTTCCACCTTGCCTGCCGCGGCTGCGCCACCGGCCGAGGGCTTCCACGAGCACAGCGGCGCGCCGTTTCCCGAGCTCCCGCCGCGCGACGTGCTCGACACCTCCGGCGACCTGCTGCGCGCATTGGCCGCGCCGGTGCGTATCGCGATCGTCCTGGCGCTGCGGGGGTCGGCGCGGTGCGTGCACGAACTCGTCGACGCGCTGGCGGTACCGCAGCCGCTGGTCAGCCAGCACCTGCGGATCCTCAAGGCCGCCGGCGTGGTCGCCGGCGAGCGCTCCGGACGCGAAGTGATGTACCGCCTGGTCGACCATCACCTCGCTGACATCGTCGTCGCGGCGGTCACTCACGCCGGCGAGGACGCACAGGGCGCCGAGTGA
- a CDS encoding cytidine deaminase, with product MSELDPEDAKLVTLARGAMGRAEAASGAAVRDADGRTYAGAPVTLQALRLSALQAAVAAAVSSGATGLEAAVLVGGSSDDDGVAAVRELSADAAIIVTDRAGAVVA from the coding sequence ATGAGTGAGCTGGACCCCGAGGACGCCAAGCTGGTGACGCTGGCGCGCGGCGCGATGGGCCGGGCCGAGGCGGCCAGCGGAGCAGCGGTGCGCGACGCCGACGGCCGCACCTACGCCGGTGCGCCGGTCACACTGCAGGCGTTGCGGCTGAGCGCATTACAAGCGGCCGTCGCGGCGGCGGTGTCCAGCGGGGCGACAGGACTTGAGGCGGCGGTGCTGGTCGGCGGGTCATCGGACGACGACGGGGTCGCCGCGGTGCGCGAGCTCTCGGCCGACGCGGCCATCATCGTCACCGACCGGGCGGGCGCCGTCGTCGCATGA
- the recO gene encoding DNA repair protein RecO — MRLYRDRAVVLRQHKLGEADRIVTLLTRNHGLVRAVAKGVRRTRSKFGARLEPFAHIDVQLHPGRNLDIVTQVQAIDAFAGDIVSDYGRYTCACAVLETAERLAGEERAPMPALHRLTVAALRAVADGSRPRELVLDAYLLRAMGIAGWAPALTECARCAAPGPHRAFHVAAGGSVCVHCRPSGSVTPPQAVLDLMAALHGGDWAHAETSTSSHRSQASGLVAAHLQWHLERQMRTLPLVERVYRVDRALVDHRTAVAGDQHVTRLGQDMPHGNQTGGQEDLPSAAPGA, encoded by the coding sequence ATGCGGCTGTATCGGGACCGGGCGGTGGTGCTGCGCCAGCACAAGCTCGGCGAAGCCGATCGAATCGTCACCCTTCTCACCCGCAACCACGGGTTGGTGCGGGCGGTGGCCAAGGGCGTGCGGCGCACCCGCAGCAAGTTCGGAGCCAGGCTGGAGCCGTTCGCACACATCGACGTTCAGCTGCACCCGGGCCGCAACCTCGACATCGTCACCCAGGTGCAGGCCATCGACGCCTTCGCAGGAGACATCGTCAGCGACTACGGCCGCTACACCTGCGCCTGCGCGGTGCTGGAGACCGCCGAACGCCTGGCCGGCGAAGAGCGGGCCCCGATGCCTGCGTTGCACCGGCTGACGGTCGCCGCATTGCGCGCGGTGGCCGACGGCAGCAGGCCCAGGGAACTGGTGCTGGACGCCTACCTGTTGCGGGCGATGGGGATTGCGGGCTGGGCGCCTGCGCTGACCGAGTGCGCCCGCTGCGCCGCGCCGGGCCCGCACCGGGCGTTTCACGTGGCCGCCGGTGGCAGCGTGTGTGTGCACTGCAGGCCGTCGGGGTCGGTGACGCCGCCGCAGGCCGTGCTGGATCTGATGGCCGCGCTGCACGGCGGTGACTGGGCGCACGCCGAAACATCGACGTCGTCGCACCGCAGCCAGGCCAGCGGACTGGTCGCGGCGCATCTGCAATGGCATCTGGAACGGCAGATGCGGACGTTGCCACTGGTCGAGCGGGTGTACCGGGTGGACCGGGCCCTCGTCGATCACCGCACCGCGGTGGCTGGCGACCAGCATGTGACGCGCCTCGGGCAGGATATGCCCCATGGCAACCAAACGGGCGGGCAGGAAGACCTACCCTCAGCTGCCCCCGGCGCCTGA
- the era gene encoding GTPase Era — MSTEFRSGFVCFVGRPNTGKSTLTNALVGAKVAITSNRPQTTRHTIRGIVHRPDFQIILVDTPGLHRPRTLLGQRLNDLVKGTYSEVDVIGWCIPADEKIGPGDRWIYEQIRAVAPKTTLVAVVTKIDKVGRDRVAAQLIAVSELVGPDTEIVPVSATAADNLDELTAVLAAQLPPGPAFYPDGELTDQPEETLMAELIREAALEGVRDELPHSLAVVIEEVTPREGRSPEQGDLMDVHAILYVERDSQKGIVIGKGGARLREVGTAARTQIERLLGTKVFLDLRVKVAKNWQRDPKQLGRLGF, encoded by the coding sequence ATGAGCACCGAGTTCCGTTCCGGCTTCGTCTGTTTCGTCGGCCGGCCCAACACCGGCAAGTCGACGTTGACCAACGCGCTGGTCGGGGCGAAGGTGGCGATCACGTCGAACCGGCCGCAGACCACCCGGCACACCATTCGCGGCATCGTGCACCGCCCGGACTTCCAGATCATCCTCGTCGACACACCGGGCCTGCACCGGCCCCGCACGCTGCTGGGACAACGGCTCAACGACCTGGTGAAGGGCACCTACTCCGAGGTCGACGTCATCGGGTGGTGCATCCCGGCCGACGAGAAGATCGGTCCGGGCGACCGGTGGATCTACGAGCAGATCCGCGCCGTCGCCCCGAAGACCACACTCGTCGCAGTCGTCACGAAGATCGACAAGGTGGGCAGGGACCGGGTGGCCGCGCAACTCATCGCGGTCAGCGAACTCGTCGGCCCCGACACCGAGATCGTTCCGGTATCGGCGACCGCGGCCGACAACCTCGACGAACTGACCGCGGTGCTCGCCGCGCAACTGCCGCCGGGGCCGGCGTTCTACCCCGACGGCGAGCTCACCGACCAACCCGAAGAGACGCTGATGGCCGAGTTGATCCGGGAGGCCGCACTGGAGGGTGTGCGCGACGAACTACCGCACTCGCTGGCCGTCGTCATCGAGGAGGTGACGCCGCGGGAAGGGCGCTCACCAGAACAAGGGGACCTGATGGACGTGCACGCGATCCTCTACGTCGAACGCGACAGCCAGAAGGGCATCGTCATCGGCAAGGGCGGCGCCCGGCTGCGTGAGGTGGGCACCGCCGCGCGCACGCAGATCGAGAGGCTGCTGGGCACCAAGGTGTTCCTCGACCTGCGGGTCAAGGTGGCCAAGAACTGGCAACGCGACCCCAAACAGCTGGGGCGGCTGGGGTTCTAG
- a CDS encoding amidase, which translates to MVETKRFPTLTQQLFQLASGSVTSVKLVQRSLDAIAASQPTLNAFREVFTEQALADAAAADRKRAAGEQLPLLGIPIAVKDDVDVAGVPTRFGADGNVRPATRDAEVVRRLKAAGAVIVGKTNTCELGQWPFTSGPAFGHTRNPWSRDHTPGGSSGGSAAAVAAGLVAAAIGSDGAGSVRIPAAWTHLVGIKPQRGRISTWPLPEAFNGITVNGVLARTVSDAALVLDAASGNAPGDRHQPPPVQVSDYVAQAPGPLRIAMSTKFPYTVFRAKLHPEIRGAMEVVADQLRELGHTVTAADPDYSLEMSWNFLARSTSGLLEWADRLGHDVALDKRTKANLRTGRLLSEHLLRKARAREARAHRRIGYIFNIADVVLAPTTAQPPLEVHDFDGRGGLSTDRAMIKACPVTWPWNLLGWPSISVPAGFTSDGLPIGVQLMGPAHSEPLLVSLAAELEAINAWPMRQPDTWWVPAPAPEPEPSVVDESKISHAASPEVA; encoded by the coding sequence ATGGTTGAAACCAAGCGCTTCCCCACCCTGACCCAGCAGCTGTTCCAACTGGCCAGCGGCTCGGTGACGTCGGTCAAGCTGGTCCAACGCTCCCTCGACGCCATCGCCGCCAGCCAGCCCACACTCAACGCGTTCCGCGAGGTGTTCACCGAGCAGGCACTCGCCGACGCCGCCGCGGCAGACCGCAAACGCGCAGCGGGTGAACAACTTCCGCTGTTGGGCATCCCCATCGCGGTCAAGGACGATGTCGATGTCGCGGGCGTGCCGACCCGGTTCGGCGCCGACGGCAACGTGCGCCCTGCGACCAGGGACGCCGAGGTGGTGCGACGGCTGAAGGCCGCAGGAGCGGTGATCGTCGGCAAGACCAATACCTGTGAACTGGGCCAGTGGCCGTTCACCAGCGGGCCGGCGTTCGGCCACACCCGCAACCCCTGGTCGCGCGACCACACGCCGGGCGGATCGTCGGGCGGCAGCGCGGCGGCCGTCGCGGCCGGACTGGTCGCCGCGGCCATCGGCTCCGACGGTGCGGGCAGCGTGCGGATCCCCGCGGCGTGGACACACCTCGTCGGGATCAAGCCGCAGCGTGGCCGCATCTCGACCTGGCCGCTGCCCGAGGCGTTCAACGGCATCACGGTGAACGGAGTGCTGGCGCGTACCGTCAGCGACGCCGCGTTGGTGCTCGACGCCGCATCGGGCAATGCGCCGGGCGACCGCCACCAGCCACCGCCGGTACAGGTGTCGGACTACGTCGCCCAGGCGCCCGGGCCGCTGCGGATCGCCATGTCAACGAAGTTCCCGTACACGGTGTTCCGTGCCAAGCTCCATCCCGAGATCCGGGGCGCAATGGAGGTCGTCGCCGACCAGTTGCGCGAACTCGGGCACACCGTCACCGCGGCTGACCCCGATTACAGCCTGGAGATGTCGTGGAACTTCCTGGCGCGGTCGACCTCGGGTCTGCTGGAGTGGGCCGACCGCCTCGGCCATGACGTCGCGCTCGACAAGCGCACGAAGGCCAATCTGCGCACCGGCCGGTTGCTCTCCGAACACTTGCTGCGCAAGGCCCGCGCCCGCGAGGCCCGCGCACACCGTCGTATCGGCTACATCTTCAACATCGCCGACGTGGTGTTGGCCCCGACGACCGCCCAGCCGCCGCTGGAGGTCCACGACTTCGACGGGCGCGGCGGGCTGTCGACCGATCGCGCCATGATCAAGGCGTGCCCGGTGACATGGCCGTGGAACCTGCTGGGCTGGCCCTCGATCAGCGTGCCCGCAGGGTTCACCTCCGACGGCCTGCCCATCGGCGTGCAACTGATGGGCCCGGCGCACAGCGAGCCGCTGCTGGTCTCGTTGGCCGCAGAACTCGAGGCGATCAACGCCTGGCCGATGCGACAGCCCGACACCTGGTGGGTTCCGGCGCCCGCCCCCGAACCCGAGCCCTCGGTGGTCGACGAATCGAAGATCTCGCACGCCGCGTCCCCCGAGGTCGCGTAG
- a CDS encoding CAP domain-containing protein: MTARRTCGDSRVRAAYAISLVALLGGAVAGMPAAGADNKRLNDGVVANVYTVQRQAGCNTDIAINPKLRLAAQWHTNDVLRNRALNGDIGSDGSTVADRARNAGYQGAVAETVAINPALAISGIELINQWYHRPDYHAIMADCSNVDIGVWSENSLDRTVVVAVYGTGDTAPPVHGPGRPFGEPGSGAQS, translated from the coding sequence ATGACGGCGCGGCGGACTTGTGGTGATTCCCGGGTGCGCGCGGCGTATGCGATCTCCCTTGTCGCGCTGCTGGGCGGCGCTGTTGCCGGCATGCCCGCGGCCGGGGCCGACAACAAGCGGCTCAACGACGGTGTCGTGGCCAACGTCTACACCGTGCAGCGTCAGGCCGGCTGCAACACCGATATCGCGATCAACCCGAAGCTGCGCCTGGCGGCCCAGTGGCACACCAACGACGTGCTGCGCAACCGGGCGCTGAACGGCGACATCGGCTCGGACGGATCGACGGTGGCCGACCGCGCGCGCAACGCCGGCTACCAGGGCGCCGTCGCCGAGACGGTGGCGATCAACCCGGCGCTGGCCATCAGCGGTATCGAGTTGATCAACCAGTGGTATCACCGGCCCGACTACCACGCGATCATGGCCGACTGTTCGAACGTCGACATCGGTGTGTGGTCGGAGAACTCGCTGGACCGCACGGTGGTGGTCGCCGTCTACGGCACGGGCGACACCGCGCCGCCGGTGCACGGCCCGGGCCGGCCGTTCGGAGAACCTGGCTCAGGCGCCCAGAGCTGA
- a CDS encoding decaprenyl diphosphate synthase, with product MATKRAGRKTYPQLPPAPDDYPSFPDKSTWPVVFPEIPPGTNGRFARPPQHTSKEAAPRIPADQVPNHVAVVMDGNGRWATQRGLHRTEGHKMGEAVLIDITCGAIEIGIKHLTVYAFSTENWNRSTEEVRFLMGFNREVVRRRRENLNDMGVRMRWVGSRPRMWRSVIKEFDIAEQMTVGNDVITINYCVNYGGRTEIVEATRELAQMAVDGKIKPNRITEATFAKHLHRADIPDVDLFIRTSGEQRASNFLLWQAAYAEFVFQDKLWPDYDRRDLWAACEEYVNRNRRFGRA from the coding sequence ATGGCAACCAAACGGGCGGGCAGGAAGACCTACCCTCAGCTGCCCCCGGCGCCTGACGACTACCCGTCGTTTCCGGACAAGTCGACGTGGCCCGTCGTCTTCCCCGAGATCCCACCGGGCACCAATGGCCGCTTCGCCCGCCCGCCTCAGCACACGTCCAAGGAGGCCGCCCCCCGGATCCCGGCCGACCAGGTGCCCAACCACGTGGCCGTCGTCATGGACGGTAACGGCCGCTGGGCCACCCAGCGGGGCCTGCACCGCACCGAAGGTCACAAGATGGGCGAAGCCGTACTCATCGACATCACCTGCGGCGCAATCGAAATCGGTATCAAGCACCTGACGGTGTATGCGTTCTCCACCGAGAACTGGAACCGCAGCACCGAGGAGGTCCGCTTCCTGATGGGGTTCAACCGCGAGGTGGTGCGCCGCCGCCGGGAGAACCTCAACGACATGGGCGTGCGGATGCGCTGGGTCGGCTCACGGCCGCGGATGTGGCGCAGCGTCATCAAGGAGTTCGACATCGCCGAGCAGATGACGGTGGGCAACGACGTCATCACCATCAACTACTGCGTGAACTACGGCGGCCGCACCGAGATTGTCGAGGCGACCCGCGAACTGGCCCAGATGGCGGTCGACGGCAAGATCAAACCCAACCGGATCACGGAGGCGACCTTCGCCAAACACCTGCACCGCGCCGACATCCCCGACGTGGATCTGTTCATCCGCACGTCGGGGGAGCAGCGGGCCAGCAACTTCCTGCTGTGGCAGGCCGCCTACGCCGAGTTCGTCTTCCAGGACAAGTTGTGGCCCGACTACGATCGCCGCGACCTGTGGGCCGCCTGCGAGGAGTACGTCAACCGCAACCGTCGCTTCGGTAGGGCCTGA
- a CDS encoding glycine--tRNA ligase: MAQSSSIIDTVANLAKRRGLVYQAGEIYGGTKSAWDYGPLGVELKENIKRQWWRSVVTGREDVVGLDSSIILPREVWVASGHVEVFNDPLVECLNCHKRHRQDHMQEAYFEKGGAKKGYSGPDDVPMSEIACPDCGTKGQWTEPRDFNMMLKTYLGPIESEEGLHYLRPETAQGIFVNFANVVTTQRKKPPFGIAQTGKSFRNEITPGNFIFRTREFEQMEMEFFVEPSTAREWHQYWIDERLGWYVELGIDRDNLRLYEHPKEKLSHYSDRTVDIEYRFGFTGNPWGELEGIANRTDFDLSTHSKHSGVDLSYYDQAGDTRYTPYVIEPAAGLTRSFMAFLVDAYAEDEAPNAKGGVDKRTVLRLDPRLSPVKAAVLPLSRNEALSPKARDLAAELRKNWNVEFDDAGAIGRRYRRQDEIGTPFCVTVDFDSLEDQAVTIRERDAMTQDRVGLDNVSDYLAVRLKGC, from the coding sequence GTGGCTCAGTCTTCCTCGATCATCGACACCGTCGCGAATCTGGCCAAACGACGCGGCCTCGTATATCAGGCCGGCGAGATCTACGGCGGTACGAAGTCGGCGTGGGACTATGGGCCGCTCGGTGTGGAACTGAAGGAGAACATCAAACGGCAGTGGTGGCGGTCGGTGGTCACCGGCCGCGAGGATGTGGTGGGCCTGGATTCGTCGATCATTCTCCCGCGCGAGGTGTGGGTGGCCTCGGGGCACGTCGAGGTGTTCAACGACCCGCTCGTCGAATGCCTGAACTGCCACAAGCGCCACCGGCAGGACCACATGCAGGAGGCCTACTTCGAGAAGGGCGGGGCGAAGAAGGGCTATTCCGGTCCGGACGATGTCCCGATGAGCGAGATCGCCTGTCCGGACTGCGGTACCAAGGGCCAGTGGACCGAGCCACGCGACTTCAACATGATGCTCAAGACCTACCTCGGGCCGATCGAGTCCGAGGAGGGGCTGCACTACCTGCGGCCGGAGACCGCCCAGGGCATCTTCGTCAACTTCGCCAACGTGGTGACGACCCAACGCAAGAAGCCGCCGTTCGGAATCGCCCAGACCGGCAAGAGTTTTCGCAACGAGATCACCCCGGGGAACTTCATCTTCCGCACCCGCGAGTTCGAGCAGATGGAGATGGAGTTCTTCGTCGAGCCGTCGACGGCGCGCGAATGGCATCAATACTGGATCGACGAGCGGCTGGGCTGGTACGTCGAACTCGGTATCGACCGCGACAACCTGCGACTCTACGAGCATCCGAAGGAGAAGCTGTCGCACTACTCCGACCGCACGGTCGACATCGAGTACAGGTTCGGCTTCACCGGCAACCCGTGGGGGGAGCTGGAAGGTATCGCGAACCGCACCGACTTCGACTTGTCCACGCACAGCAAGCATTCCGGCGTCGACCTGTCCTATTACGATCAGGCAGGCGACACCCGCTACACCCCGTATGTGATCGAACCGGCAGCCGGTCTGACGCGGTCGTTCATGGCGTTTCTGGTCGACGCCTACGCCGAGGACGAGGCGCCCAACGCCAAGGGCGGGGTGGACAAGCGCACAGTGCTGCGCCTGGATCCGCGACTGTCTCCGGTCAAGGCGGCGGTGCTGCCACTCTCTCGCAACGAGGCGCTCTCGCCGAAGGCGCGTGACCTCGCTGCCGAACTGCGCAAGAACTGGAACGTCGAGTTCGACGACGCCGGCGCGATCGGGAGGCGTTACCGGCGCCAGGACGAGATCGGTACGCCGTTCTGCGTGACGGTCGACTTCGACTCGCTCGAGGACCAGGCCGTCACCATCCGCGAGCGCGACGCGATGACCCAGGACCGCGTCGGCCTCGACAACGTCAGCGACTACCTCGCCGTCCGCCTCAAGGGCTGCTGA
- a CDS encoding Fur family transcriptional regulator produces MSATGLRSTRQRAAIAALLDKLDDFRSAQELHDELRRRGEGIGLTTVYRTLQQMAAAGAVDTLRTDTGESVYRRCSEDHHHHLVCRACGSTVEIQGGDVETWAADIAREHGFSDVSHTIEIFGVCGDCTRG; encoded by the coding sequence GTGAGCGCGACCGGTTTGCGGTCGACACGGCAACGCGCCGCGATCGCCGCGCTCCTGGACAAGCTCGACGACTTCCGCTCCGCACAGGAACTGCACGACGAGTTGCGTCGCCGTGGCGAGGGCATCGGGCTGACGACGGTCTACCGCACCCTGCAGCAGATGGCCGCGGCCGGCGCCGTCGACACGCTGCGCACCGACACGGGTGAGTCGGTGTACCGACGCTGCTCGGAGGACCACCACCATCACCTGGTCTGCCGGGCGTGCGGTTCGACGGTCGAGATTCAGGGCGGCGACGTCGAAACCTGGGCCGCCGACATCGCTCGCGAACACGGCTTCTCCGACGTCAGCCACACCATCGAGATCTTCGGCGTGTGCGGCGACTGCACCAGGGGATAA